One Setaria viridis chromosome 3, Setaria_viridis_v4.0, whole genome shotgun sequence DNA window includes the following coding sequences:
- the LOC117850905 gene encoding nucleoside hydrolase 3 isoform X2, producing MVSVVVTMLLLMAAATATAAGGRGGGVRRRRILVDTDVDTDDVFAILYLLKQDRSEFDLKAITLSANSWADAGHAVNHVYDLLYMMGRDDIAVGVGGDGGISDDGRVYPDVGGYFAIIEQEMSTVGGCRYRQTIPQGGNGRLDVNTNYGIRRAFLPQGNRRYFPLQQPTTQQMMIDTISAGPTTAFLMGTHTNFALFLMSNPHLKKNVEHIYIMGGGVRSHNPTGCCPKSSISCVRQQCEDHGNMFTAYTKDPYAEFNIFGDPFAAYQVFHSGIPITLVPLDATNTIPITENFFRAFEQKQRTYEAKYCFQSLKIARDTWFDNQFYTNYFMWDSFMTGVALSIMRNGERPDGENDFAEMEVMDITVVTSNEPYGVRDGSNPFFDGRARPKFNLLEGGVHSGHVLTGLNDPFCVMKGSIKGKCQSWES from the exons ATGGTGTCGGTGGTGGTGACGATGCTGCTcctgatggcggcggcgacggcgacggcggcgggcgggagagGTGGCggggttcggcggcggcgcatcctCGTGGACACGGACGTCGACACGGACGACGTCTTCGCCATCCTCTACCTGCTCAAGCAGGACCGCTCCGAGTTCGACCTCAAG GCTATCACTCTCAGTGCAAACTCTTGGGCTGATGCTGGCCATGCCGTTAACCATGTGTATGATCTACTCTACATGATGGGGCGAGATGACATAGCAGTTGGTGTCGGAGGGGACGGTGGTATATCAGATGATGGTAGGGTTTATCCCGATGTTGGTGGTTATTTCGCGATAATTGAGCAG GAAATGTCAACAGTGGGGGGTTGTCGGTACCGACAAACGATTCCGCAGGGGGGAAATGGCCGGTTGGATGTCAACACAAATTATGGAATCAGACGAGCATTTCTGCCTCAG GGTAACCGGAGATACTTCCCTCTTCAACAGCCAACTACGCAACAGATGATGATTGACACCATATCTGCCGGGCCAACGACCGCCTTCCTAATGGGGACACACACGAACTTTGCACTTTTCCTCATGAGCAACCCACATCTGAAGAAAAATGTGGAGCACATTTACATAATGGGTGGTGGTGTACGATCACACAATCCCACTGGCTGCTGCCCCAAGAGCAGCATCTCGTGTGTGCGTCAACAATGTGAAGATCACGGTAACATGTTTACGGCTTACACCAAAGATCCATATGCCGAGTTCAACATATTTGGGGATCCTTTTGCTGCATATCAG GTGTTTCATTCTGGTATTCCTATCACCCTTGTGCCTCTTGATGCAACTAACACTATACCAATCACTGAGAACTTCTTTAGGGCCTTTGAGCAAAAGCAGAGAACTTATGAGGCGAAGTACTGCTTCCAATCTCTGAAGATTGCTCGGGATACTTGGTTCGACAATCAATTCTACACA AATTACTTTATGTGGGATTCCTTCATGACTGGTGTGGCACTCTCGATTATGCGCAATGGTGAGAGGCCAGATGGTGAGAATGATTTTGCTGAGATGGAAGTGATGGACATAACTGTTGTTACATCTAATGAACCATATGGTGTTCGTGATGGATCAAATCCATTCTTCGATGGACGTGCGAGGCCAAAATTCAACTTACTCGAGGGTGGTGTACATAGTGGTCATGTTCTGACTGGACTAAACGATCCATTTTGTGTTATGAAGGGGAGCATTAAAGGGAAATGCCAG AGTTGGGAGTCATGA
- the LOC117849742 gene encoding uncharacterized protein produces the protein MPSASKSKSKDRSAAKVAKEQPKVAGKPMGNGTLVGSYNNLSGKFHVLEPSASLLGSQGIDKFRNTDEIDEHSRSSHGTGDFDCASNNGSCSGESEDPKEKATSTASRVDSVPGCDIDKREKIRQKNEKKHQRQKERRAQELHERCKGYLMSRKLEALAQKLVAMGFSADQATMALIQNEGCVEESVTWLCNFDGSEETKQQLAADQQSGVNLKIDIADELAKIASLEAKYKCTKQEVERAVVSCEGDLEKAEEVLKTHKQESAAVPPKPEGSGDSSGLPNKQQVVLAQNPARPQTNGFSSVGVQQMRREEKDLNYKLLMNSNGPKESAIKGFQPLAAPIKPDIGRQQFVQPEKRRLNASSVPSVPYVASSPLPVTVPQLKSDMRHVAGGNEVKSAMPNGTLRESITVMQRPQSAGTKQSLPSTSHSMFASEPSSREWYLNGASGVDMMLNGGLGHGLRNMSLDNVSSARAFGHTNHQQSFVSNPIEIAANGWGGTWSSGGTSSSRSVASSLGAFRGWNSSESSSTLSHSDWRTNGLAPYDYTSVDWSVDTTLLNPAAKSERLSDTWSTMFMGGRSARAPGNLTGAGIAGLHDSNHPMDPAPSPRPYDWPSFCRGGSS, from the coding sequence ATGCCGTCTGCATCCAAGTCCAAGTCGAAAGACAGATCAGCTGCAAAAGTTGCAAAAGAGCAACCTAAGGTTGCTGGAAAGCCAATGGGGAATGGTACACTTGTAGGTTCTTACAACAACCTCTCTGGAAAGTTCCATGTTCTGGAACCATCAGCCTCTTTGTTGGGTAGCCAAGGTATTGATAAATTCAGGAATACAGATGAAATAGATGAGCATTCTCGTAGCTCCCATGGTACAGGGGACTTCGATTGTGCCTCCAACAATGGTAGCTGTTCTGGTGAGTCAGAAGATCCAAAGGAAAAAGCAACCAGTACTGCGTCTCGAGTGGACTCCGTACCTGGGTGTGATATTGATAAACGTGAGAAGATCAGACAAAAGAATGAGAAGAAGCATCAAAGGCAGAAGGAGAGGCGTGCCCAGGAATTACATGAGCGATGCAAGGGATACCTTATGTCCAGAAAGTTGGAGGCACTCGCGCAGAAGCTTGTTGCGATGGGTTTCTCAGCAGACCAAGCAACGATGGCCCTTATACAGAATGAGGGTTGCGTTGAGGAGTCTGTTACCTGGCTCTGCAACTTTGATGGCAGTGAGGAAACTAAGCAACAACTTGCAGCTGATCAACAGTCTGGAGTTAACTTGAAGATTGATATAGCTGATGAGCTTGCAAAGATTGCGAGCTTGGAGGCGAAATACAAGTGCACAAAGCAAGAGGTTGAAAGGGCAGTTGTTTCCTGTGAGGGTGATCTAGAAAAGGCTGAGGAGGTCTTGAAGACACATAAGCAAGAATCAGCTGCAGTACCACCTAAGCCTGAAGGATCTGGCgattcaagtggcttgcctaaCAAGCAGCAAGTCGTACTTGCGCAGAACCCTGCAAGGCCTCAAACAAATGGATTTTCTTCAGTAGGAGTTCAGcaaatgaggagagaggagaaggaCTTAAACTATAAGCTTTTGATGAATAGTAATGGTCCAAAGGAGTCTGCAATTAAAGGCTTCCAGCCACTGGCCGCACCAATTAAGCCAGATATAGGCCGCCAACAATTTGTTCAACCTGAGAAGAGGCGTCTTAATGCCAGCTCGGTTCCATCAGTTCCTTACGTGGCATCATCTCCTTTGCCTGTTACAGTACCGCAACTGAAGTCAGACATGCGGCATGTGGCAGGAGGCAATGAGGTGAAAAGTGCAATGCCCAATGGAACCTTGCGAGAGTCAATAACTGTAATGCAGCGTCCTCAATCCGCAGGTACCAAGCAGAGCCTACCATCCACCAGCCATAGTATGTTTGCATCAGAACCATCTTCGAGGGAGTGGTACTTAAATGGTGCATCAGGTGTGGATATGATGTTGAATGGTGGCTTGGGGCATGGACTAAGGAATATGAGTTTGGACAATGTTAGTTCTGCCAGGGCATTTGGACATACAAACCATCAACAAAGTTTTGTCTCCAATCCTATAGAGATTGCTGCCAATGGTTGGGGTggcacctggagttctggaggtACATCATCTTCCCGTTCTGTGGCGTCATCACTCGGGGCATTTAGAGGGTGGAACTCATCTGAATCCTCCTCTACATTGTCTCATTCTGATTGGAGAACCAATGGGCTTGCACCGTATGACTACACCTCAGTAGACTGGAGCGTCGACACAACGTTGTTGAACCCAGCAGCAAAGAGCGAGCGGCTGTCGGACACATGGTCAACCATGTTCATGGGCGGCAGATCCGCAAGGGCACCTGGGAACCTGACTGGTGCAGGCATCGCTGGGTTGCATGACAGTAACCATCCAATGGATCCTGCTCCATCACCTCGTCCATATGATTGGCCTTCTTTCTGCAGGGGAGGATCTTCCTAG
- the LOC117850905 gene encoding nucleoside hydrolase 3 isoform X1, translating to MVSVVVTMLLLMAAATATAAGGRGGGVRRRRILVDTDVDTDDVFAILYLLKQDRSEFDLKAITLSANSWADAGHAVNHVYDLLYMMGRDDIAVGVGGDGGISDDGRVYPDVGGYFAIIEQEMSTVGGCRYRQTIPQGGNGRLDVNTNYGIRRAFLPQGNRRYFPLQQPTTQQMMIDTISAGPTTAFLMGTHTNFALFLMSNPHLKKNVEHIYIMGGGVRSHNPTGCCPKSSISCVRQQCEDHGNMFTAYTKDPYAEFNIFGDPFAAYQVFHSGIPITLVPLDATNTIPITENFFRAFEQKQRTYEAKYCFQSLKIARDTWFDNQFYTNYFMWDSFMTGVALSIMRNGERPDGENDFAEMEVMDITVVTSNEPYGVRDGSNPFFDGRARPKFNLLEGGVHSGHVLTGLNDPFCVMKGSIKGKCQDGYTKEVQGPDSVAALVAVKAKSNRNASSPLDREFFNNFLEVMNRPACSGRFNFTNQFPHYKEVMYKPDFRNRIRGMPVIFDMDMSPGDFIALLCLLKANIEAIDLKGILVSGNGWSNPATIDVIYDVLHMMGRDDIPVGLGSITALGAPELGCEYVKAIPHGSGGGLDADTLFGLARMLPRSPRRYTAEKSMKYGTPRDTAHPEMRQPLAFEVWQQVIAELRPTDKVTVLTNGPLTNIANIILSDTKAKSMIEKVYIVGTHLVDGEGEEGNLFTVPSNKFAEFNFFLDPKSAKTVVESGLDITVIPLRAQRQVSSFGKVLRSLRGAEKTPESSFVYRLLLLMKKLQKNHQAYSHIDMFLGEVLGSMFLVQQSHLNYSITEKAISVGSGHVSMDGQTILDETNGKLVKVLDRLHSDTYYTELAKLVATKNQSALVGSFDEQKRMWSKANYKGRDDPGFVK from the exons ATGGTGTCGGTGGTGGTGACGATGCTGCTcctgatggcggcggcgacggcgacggcggcgggcgggagagGTGGCggggttcggcggcggcgcatcctCGTGGACACGGACGTCGACACGGACGACGTCTTCGCCATCCTCTACCTGCTCAAGCAGGACCGCTCCGAGTTCGACCTCAAG GCTATCACTCTCAGTGCAAACTCTTGGGCTGATGCTGGCCATGCCGTTAACCATGTGTATGATCTACTCTACATGATGGGGCGAGATGACATAGCAGTTGGTGTCGGAGGGGACGGTGGTATATCAGATGATGGTAGGGTTTATCCCGATGTTGGTGGTTATTTCGCGATAATTGAGCAG GAAATGTCAACAGTGGGGGGTTGTCGGTACCGACAAACGATTCCGCAGGGGGGAAATGGCCGGTTGGATGTCAACACAAATTATGGAATCAGACGAGCATTTCTGCCTCAG GGTAACCGGAGATACTTCCCTCTTCAACAGCCAACTACGCAACAGATGATGATTGACACCATATCTGCCGGGCCAACGACCGCCTTCCTAATGGGGACACACACGAACTTTGCACTTTTCCTCATGAGCAACCCACATCTGAAGAAAAATGTGGAGCACATTTACATAATGGGTGGTGGTGTACGATCACACAATCCCACTGGCTGCTGCCCCAAGAGCAGCATCTCGTGTGTGCGTCAACAATGTGAAGATCACGGTAACATGTTTACGGCTTACACCAAAGATCCATATGCCGAGTTCAACATATTTGGGGATCCTTTTGCTGCATATCAG GTGTTTCATTCTGGTATTCCTATCACCCTTGTGCCTCTTGATGCAACTAACACTATACCAATCACTGAGAACTTCTTTAGGGCCTTTGAGCAAAAGCAGAGAACTTATGAGGCGAAGTACTGCTTCCAATCTCTGAAGATTGCTCGGGATACTTGGTTCGACAATCAATTCTACACA AATTACTTTATGTGGGATTCCTTCATGACTGGTGTGGCACTCTCGATTATGCGCAATGGTGAGAGGCCAGATGGTGAGAATGATTTTGCTGAGATGGAAGTGATGGACATAACTGTTGTTACATCTAATGAACCATATGGTGTTCGTGATGGATCAAATCCATTCTTCGATGGACGTGCGAGGCCAAAATTCAACTTACTCGAGGGTGGTGTACATAGTGGTCATGTTCTGACTGGACTAAACGATCCATTTTGTGTTATGAAGGGGAGCATTAAAGGGAAATGCCAG GATGGATACACAAAAGAAGTGCAAGGTCCTGACTCGGTTGCTGCACTTGTTGCGGTGAAGGCAAAATCTAATAGAAATGCAAGCAGTCCTCTTGATAGAGAGTTTTTCAACAACTTCCTTGAG GTTATGAATCGTCCTGCATGCTCTGGCCGCTTCAACTTCACCAACCAGTTCCCCCACTATAAAGAGGTTATGTACAAACCTGACTTCAGAAATCGGATTAGAGGAATGCCTGTCATATTCGACATGGACATGAGTCCAGGTGATTTTATTGCTCTCTTGTGCCTCCTGAAAGCAAATATAGAAGCAATTGACCTCAAG GGGATACTGGTAAGTGGCAATGGCTGGTCAAATCCTGCAACAATAGATGTTATCTATGATGTTCTTCATATGATGGGTCGCGATGACATTCCAGTAGGACTTGGTAGTATCACTGCATTAGGAGCCCCTGAGCTTGGCTGTGAATACGTCAAGGCCATACCACATGGTTCTGGGGGTGGTCTTGACGCTGACACACTTTTTGGACTAGCCCGGATGTTGCCCAGAAGCCCCAGAAG GTACACAGCAGAAAAATCAATGAAATATGGGACTCCAAGGGACACTGCTCACCCTGAGATGAGACAACCATTGGCGTTCGAAGTTTGGCAACAAGTTATAGCAGAGCTTAGACCAACTGACAAGGTAACCGTCCTGACAAATGGTCCTCTCACAAACATCGCTAACATCATTTTATCCGACACAAaggcaaaatcaatgattgag AAAGTTTATATAGTCGGCACTCATTTGGTTGATGGCGAAGGAGAAGAAGGCAATCTATTTACTGTGCCATCAAATAAGTTTGCTGAGTTCAATTTCTTTCTTGACCCTAAATCTGCCAAGACAGTTGTAGAATCTGGCTTAGACATCACTGTCATTCCTCTGAGAGCTCAGCGCCAGGTGTCTTCTTTCGGAAAAGTCCTAAGATCACTACGCGGAGCTGAAAAGACTCCTGAATCGTCATTTGTGTACCGGTTGCTGCTGTTGATGAAGAAGCTGCAAAAGAACCACCAGGCATACAGTCACATT GATATGTTCCTTGGGGAGGTCCTTGGCTCGATGTTCCTGGTTCAGCAGTCGCATCTAAATTACTCGATCACTGAAAAGGCCATCAGTGTTGGCTCCGGTCATGTCAGCATGGATGGCCAAACTATTCTTGACGAGACAAATGGAAAGCTAGTGAAGGTATTAGATCGTCTCCATTCAGACACTTATTACACAGAGCTTGCAAAGCTGGTTGCTACCAAGAATCAGTCTGCTCTTGTTGGCAGTTTTGATGAGCAGAAAAGAATGTGGAGCAAAGCAAACTACAAAGGCCGTGACGATCCCGGGTTTGTTAAATAG
- the LOC117850905 gene encoding nucleoside hydrolase 5 isoform X3 gives MVSVVVTMLLLMAAATATAAGGRGGGVRRRRILVDTDVDTDDVFAILYLLKQDRSEFDLKAITLSANSWADAGHAVNHVYDLLYMMGRDDIAVGVGGDGGISDDGRVYPDVGGYFAIIEQEMSTVGGCRYRQTIPQGGNGRLDVNTNYGIRRAFLPQGNRRYFPLQQPTTQQMMIDTISAGPTTAFLMGTHTNFALFLMSNPHLKKNVEHIYIMGGGVRSHNPTGCCPKSSISCVRQQCEDHGNMFTAYTKDPYAEFNIFGDPFAAYQVFHSGIPITLVPLDATNTIPITENFFRAFEQKQRTYEAKYCFQSLKIARDTWFDNQFYTMIAELLYVGFLHDWCGTLDYAQW, from the exons ATGGTGTCGGTGGTGGTGACGATGCTGCTcctgatggcggcggcgacggcgacggcggcgggcgggagagGTGGCggggttcggcggcggcgcatcctCGTGGACACGGACGTCGACACGGACGACGTCTTCGCCATCCTCTACCTGCTCAAGCAGGACCGCTCCGAGTTCGACCTCAAG GCTATCACTCTCAGTGCAAACTCTTGGGCTGATGCTGGCCATGCCGTTAACCATGTGTATGATCTACTCTACATGATGGGGCGAGATGACATAGCAGTTGGTGTCGGAGGGGACGGTGGTATATCAGATGATGGTAGGGTTTATCCCGATGTTGGTGGTTATTTCGCGATAATTGAGCAG GAAATGTCAACAGTGGGGGGTTGTCGGTACCGACAAACGATTCCGCAGGGGGGAAATGGCCGGTTGGATGTCAACACAAATTATGGAATCAGACGAGCATTTCTGCCTCAG GGTAACCGGAGATACTTCCCTCTTCAACAGCCAACTACGCAACAGATGATGATTGACACCATATCTGCCGGGCCAACGACCGCCTTCCTAATGGGGACACACACGAACTTTGCACTTTTCCTCATGAGCAACCCACATCTGAAGAAAAATGTGGAGCACATTTACATAATGGGTGGTGGTGTACGATCACACAATCCCACTGGCTGCTGCCCCAAGAGCAGCATCTCGTGTGTGCGTCAACAATGTGAAGATCACGGTAACATGTTTACGGCTTACACCAAAGATCCATATGCCGAGTTCAACATATTTGGGGATCCTTTTGCTGCATATCAG GTGTTTCATTCTGGTATTCCTATCACCCTTGTGCCTCTTGATGCAACTAACACTATACCAATCACTGAGAACTTCTTTAGGGCCTTTGAGCAAAAGCAGAGAACTTATGAGGCGAAGTACTGCTTCCAATCTCTGAAGATTGCTCGGGATACTTGGTTCGACAATCAATTCTACACA ATGATTGCAGAATTACTTTATGTGGGATTCCTTCATGACTGGTGTGGCACTCTCGATTATGCGCAATGGTGA
- the LOC117850906 gene encoding uncharacterized protein, producing MAPPRSHLLPALLVLCACTVAPPPAPVAAANVPITTCRSFCGNITVDYPFALHPGCGHAGLRDLLFCINGALMLHLPSGSYRVLDVDYAYRGLTLHDPAMSDCRALDRTPAGRGNGFVLEPWREPYLSPDPDNAFLLLGCRATSPLFQGFPDRHLPCRNVSGMGCGDYLACPAWDDYYAGDGRRRAPGDDAYGDAVGAPPECCAVPWAAIRAVNVSRLECEGYSSAYSLAPVRAVGGATGWAYGIRVSWSLPESNRGFCGACRATGGACGHDMESHTDLCLCGDWNSTSNCDSSADAAPSGAAARFPRAVAAVRWAVLASGLTSLWWHASKPNLW from the exons ATGGCACCGCCGCGTTCGCACCTGCTGCCCGCCTTGCTCGTCCTATGCGCGTGcaccgtggcgccgccgccggctcccgtcgccgccgccaacgtcCCGATCACGACGTGCCGGTCCTTCTGCGGCAACATCACGGTGGACTACCCGTTCGCGCTCCACCCCGGGTGCGGCCACGCGGGGCTCCGCGACCTGCTCTTCTGCATCAACGGCGCGCTAATGCTGCACCTCCCCTCGGGCTCCTACCGCGTCCTCGACGTCGACTACGCCTACCGGGGCCTCACCCTTCACGACCCGGCCATGTCCGACTGCCGCGCGCTGGACCGCACCCCGGCGGGCCGGGGCAACGGCTTCGTCCTGGAGCCGTGGCGGGAGCCGTACCTGTCGCCGGACCCGGACAACgcgttcctcctcctcggctgccGCGCCACCTCTCCGCTCTTCCAGGGCTTCCCCGACCGGCACCTCCCGTGCCGGAACGTGTCCGGGATGGGGTGCGGGGACTACCTCGCCTGCCCCGCGTGGGACGACTACTacgccggcgacgggcggcggcgggcgccgggcgacgACGCGTACGGCGACGCCGTGGGCGCGCCGCCCGAGTGCTGCGCGGTGCCCTGGGCCGCCATCCGGGCGGTGAACGTGTCCCGGCTGGAGTGCGAGGGGTACAGCAGCGCGTACAGCCTCGCGCCTGTGCGCGCCGTGGGCGGCGCCACCGGGTGGGCGTACGGGATCCGGGTGTCGTGGTCGCTCCCGGAGTCCAACCGCGGGTTCTGCGGCGCGTGCCGCGCCACGGGCGGGGCGTGCGGCCACGACATGGAGAGCCACACCGACCTGTGCCTCTGCGGGGACTGGAACTCAACCTCCAACTGCGACTCCTCGGCCGACGCGGCAccctcgggcgccgccgcccgtttcccgcgcgccgtcgccgcggttCGCTGGGCCGTCCTCGCCTcag GATTGACATCACTGTGGTGGCACGCGTCGAAACCAAACCTGTGGTAG